The window CGGCTAGTCGTCGGCCTCGACCGACGCGTCGCCGCCGATGACGGGCCGGTGGACGTCCCGGTCCGTCGCCTCGTCCTCGATGTCGTACGGGTACTCGCCCGTGACGCAGCCGAGACAGAGGTCGTCACGAGCGTTGCCCAGCGTCTCGGCGACGGCGTCGATCGAGAGGTACGACAGCGAGTCGGCGCCGATCTCGTCACGGACGTCGTCGACGTCCTGGCCCGCGGCGATCAGCTCTTCGCGGGTCGCCATGTCGATCCCCATGTAACACGGCGAGACGATCGCCGGGGCGCCGATGCGGACGTGGACCTCCTCCGCGCCGGCGTCCTTCAGCAGCTCGACGAGCTGCGTCGAGGTGGTCCCGCGGACGATGGAGTCGTCGATGATGGTGACCGTCTTGCCCTCGATCGTGGACTTGATCGGGTTGAGCTTCAGGCGGACGGCCCGCTCGCGCTCGTCCTGGGTCGGCATGATGAACGTCCGGCCGACGTACCGGTTCTTCATCAGCCCCTCGGCGAACTCGATGTCGGTGCCGTCGTCCTGCGCGGCCTCGGCGTAGCCGGAGGCGAACGCGCGCCCGGAGTCGGGCACCGGGAGGACGACGTCGCTCTCGACGCCGGACTCCTCCCAGAGCTGCCGCCCCAGGTCGCGGCGGGCGTCGTAGACCAGCGTCTCGTCGATGGTGGAGTCGGGCCGCGCGAAGTAGACGTGCTCGAAGAAGCAGTGCGCGGTGTGGTCCTGTTCGACGAGCTGGTAGGTGTCGTACCCGCTGCCGTCGTCGTGGAGGACGACGAGTTCGCCGGGCTTGACGTCCCGGACGAGTTCGCCGTCGAGGGTATCGATGGCCGCGGACTCGCTGGCGAGGACGTAGCCGTCGTCCAGTTCGCCGATGCACAGCGGCCGGTTGCCCTCGGGGTCGCGCACCCCGAGCACCGTGTCGTCGTGCATGATGGTCAGCGAGTACGACCCGTGGATGCGGGACATCGTCCGCTTGACGGCGCGGACGAGGTCAGCCTCCAGCAGGTTGCGCGCCAGGTCGTGGGCGATGACCTCGGTGTCGCCGTCGCTGGTGAACGCGTGGCCCAGGTCCGCGAGTTCGTCGCGGATCTCGTCGGCGTTGACGAGGTTGCCGTTGTGCGCCAGCGCCAGCGACCCGCTCTTGAAGGAGACGGAGAACGGCTGAGCGCAGCAGGCGTCGACGCTGCCGGACGTCGGATAGCGGACGTGGCCGACGCCGTTCGGGCCGTTCAGCGACTCGAGGTCGTCCGGGCCGAAGGCGTCGCCCACGAGGCCCATCTCGACGTGGCTGTGCTGCTGAAAGCCGTCGTGGGTGACGATACCGGCCGACTCCTGGCCGCGGTGCTGGAGGGCGTAGAGGGAGTAGTAGAGGGGGCGGGCGGCGTCACGGTCTTCGAGTGCGATGCCGACGACGCCGCACTTCTCGTGCATAGTGGGAGGTTACTCGCCGGCCTTGCTCTGCCACTCGTAGTCGCGGCGCTTGGCGGACTTGCCGAAGCCACACGCCGAACAGACCTTCTTTTTCACGTGATAGGACTTCTCGCCACACCGTCGGCACTTGACGTGCGTCGTGGTGTTCTTCTTCCCCTGACTCGGAGTTCCAGCGCCAGTCATGGACGTATCGAGACGACGTTGTCGCCGCGTATAATCGTTGTGTCTTCGCCCTCGATGACGAGGTTCATGTGCTGGTCGTAGCCGGAGAGCTCTCCTTCGTACGTCTGACCGCCCTTGAGCTCCACCGTGACGGTCTCGCCGACGGATGCCTCCAGCACGTCCAGCGGTCGTCCACTCATACCCCAAGGGCAACCCGTCTACCGCTTAAACGTACCGCTTGCACGTCCGGTCCGTGATCCACAGCGACTGTCGGCTCCGTTTTCCGGTAGATGGACGGGTACTTTCGACGGTGTCGGACGTGAATATTAGACGTCGACGGCGAAGGGCGCGTACTCGTCGGCGCCGGCGGCGAACGCGGCCAGCAGGTCCGCCGCCGCGTCCAGGTCCTCGGGGTCGATCACCTCGACCGGCGTGTGCATGTACCGGTTGGGGAGGCCGAGGTTCAGCGAGGGGATGCCGCCGCGGGACGTGTAGAAGGCGTCCGCGTCGGTGCCCGTCCGGCTGCCGGTCGCCTGGAGCTGGACGTCGATTTCGGCGCCGTCGGCCGCGTCGCGGACGGCGTCGACGAGCACGGGATGGTTCGCGCTGCCGCGGGAGACCACCGGACCGCCGCCGAGTTCGACGCCGGTCGAGCGCTTGCCCGGCGACCCGGGCTGGTCGGTGGCGTGGGTCACGTCGGCCGCGACGGCGGCGTCGAGTTCGAGGTCGAAGCCGACCATCCGCGCGCCCTGCAGGCCGACCTCCTCCTGGACGGTCGAGACGGCGACCACGGTCGCGTCGGTCCCGCGCTCGGCGACCCGCCGGAGCGCCTCGGCCGCGGTCCAGATTCCGACCCTGTTGTCCATCCCGCGGGCCGCGAGGCGGCCGTTCTCCAGCTCCGAGAGCGTCTGATCGAAGGTGACCGGGTCGCCCCGGTCGACCAGGGCCTCGGCCTCGTCGCCGTCCGCGGCGCCGACGTCGACGTGCAGTTCGGTGACGTCCGCCACCTCGTCGTCGGCGGTGTCCCGCAGGTGGATCGCCGTCTGGCCGACCACGCCCGGGACCGTCCCGTCCGCGGCGTGGATCCTGACGTGCTGGCCCCGGGAGACAGTCCGGTCGGACCCGCCGATGCGCTCCAGCCGGACGAACCCGTTGTCGGTGACGTCGCGGACGATGAACCCGATTTCGTCGCCGTGGCCGGCCAGCGCGATCGTCGGCTCCCCGCCCTCCAGGACCGCGACGGCGTTGCCGTAGTCGTCGGTCCGGACCTCGTCGGCGAACTCGCTCACGTAGTCGATCCAGCGGCGCTGTCCCTCGGCCTCGAAGCCCGAGGGCGAAGCGGTCGTCAGCAGCTCCTCCAGAAACTCGCGTCGTCGCTCGTCCATGCCCGCGGGTTACGCGTGGGCCGCCATGAAGCCCGCGGGTCCGCCGCGGGCGGTCCCGAGGAACGGCCGCTTGCGAGGGGCGCGTCGACGCGTCGAGCCATTCGACACCGAACACCGCGCTTTCGCCCGCGAAACCGTCCGCACCGCGTGATTTCCCCTTAGTATTCGGGGCTTACACGGTCCGCAGTGCCGCCACCGTCGGGGCGCCGACGGTCGGCGGTCCGCGGTCGGCACAGACAGACACCCTCGACGGTCAGTTCGAGGGCCTTGCCCCAACGACGGCCCTCCCGGAGGCGGCCCTAAGTCCGGGTTTCCGCTCGCTAGCCGACGCATGACTTTCGCTGGATAGCCCGAAGCCCCGGGCGCAATGTCGAACGACACCGAGCAGACTGACGACGGACGCTTCGCGGTGGATCGCCGTTCGATGCTCGCCCTCATGGGCGCCGGCGGCGCGTCGCTGGCGCTGACGGGAGGGGTGGGAAGCGGTGCCGCACAGGTCGACGGCGACGGCGGCGACGGCTCCGCCGACCGCTGCGAGGCCTGCATCGATCCGTACACGGGCTATCTCGTCCCCGGGGACGCGGCCGCCGGGGCCGACGCCGGCGGCGGTGCCGTGGGCAACGAGACGAACGGAACGACGACCGACGACGCCGCCGGCGGAGCGGCCGCCAACGAGACGGACGGGGAGTCCGCGGTCGACGCCACCGACGGCGAGGCGGACGACAACGGCTCCGACGACGAGGCGGACGACGGACTGCCCGAACCCGGGTTCGTAGACGACGAGGAGGCGGACGACAGCGAGGGCGGGACTGGCGGCGGCGCGCAGGCGCCCGGCGAGACGGAGGCGTTCGACCCCGCCGTCACCATCACGATGAACATCGGCGACGCCGACGTCGTCTTCCCCGACGACGGTGCGGGCGGGGCGACGGACAACGAGACGGACGCCGGCCTCGGCGACAACGGGACCGACGGCGGTGCCCTCGGCAACGAGACCGCGGACGACGAGACTGACAGCGCCCTCGACGACGAGACCGACGACGGGGTCGCGGACAACGAGAGCGAGGGCACGCTGACCGACACGACCG of the Halomicrobium salinisoli genome contains:
- a CDS encoding 50S ribosomal protein L37e, which gives rise to MTGAGTPSQGKKNTTTHVKCRRCGEKSYHVKKKVCSACGFGKSAKRRDYEWQSKAGE
- a CDS encoding LSM domain-containing protein, which produces MSGRPLDVLEASVGETVTVELKGGQTYEGELSGYDQHMNLVIEGEDTTIIRGDNVVSIRP
- the purF gene encoding amidophosphoribosyltransferase, translated to MHEKCGVVGIALEDRDAARPLYYSLYALQHRGQESAGIVTHDGFQQHSHVEMGLVGDAFGPDDLESLNGPNGVGHVRYPTSGSVDACCAQPFSVSFKSGSLALAHNGNLVNADEIRDELADLGHAFTSDGDTEVIAHDLARNLLEADLVRAVKRTMSRIHGSYSLTIMHDDTVLGVRDPEGNRPLCIGELDDGYVLASESAAIDTLDGELVRDVKPGELVVLHDDGSGYDTYQLVEQDHTAHCFFEHVYFARPDSTIDETLVYDARRDLGRQLWEESGVESDVVLPVPDSGRAFASGYAEAAQDDGTDIEFAEGLMKNRYVGRTFIMPTQDERERAVRLKLNPIKSTIEGKTVTIIDDSIVRGTTSTQLVELLKDAGAEEVHVRIGAPAIVSPCYMGIDMATREELIAAGQDVDDVRDEIGADSLSYLSIDAVAETLGNARDDLCLGCVTGEYPYDIEDEATDRDVHRPVIGGDASVEADD
- a CDS encoding cupredoxin domain-containing protein, whose amino-acid sequence is MSNDTEQTDDGRFAVDRRSMLALMGAGGASLALTGGVGSGAAQVDGDGGDGSADRCEACIDPYTGYLVPGDAAAGADAGGGAVGNETNGTTTDDAAGGAAANETDGESAVDATDGEADDNGSDDEADDGLPEPGFVDDEEADDSEGGTGGGAQAPGETEAFDPAVTITMNIGDADVVFPDDGAGGATDNETDAGLGDNGTDGGALGNETADDETDSALDDETDDGVADNESEGTLTDTTDEQAAAFTQQEQEGFPDFYFDPVGVRVSPGDVVAFQPQEGVHTVTAYDPRYYDLPERIPDGAAGLSSPPITGGDTWYYRFDETGVYDLFCLPHEQFGMVVRIVVAEEDGEVPEGYDVAEGADGEADGGLGNESEGNATDAGTAQDGDGVAASQAGVSDIALSVFQSPEMDPENIVEEGPIAWTELSEVESQPPAN
- a CDS encoding M20/M25/M40 family metallo-hydrolase produces the protein MDERRREFLEELLTTASPSGFEAEGQRRWIDYVSEFADEVRTDDYGNAVAVLEGGEPTIALAGHGDEIGFIVRDVTDNGFVRLERIGGSDRTVSRGQHVRIHAADGTVPGVVGQTAIHLRDTADDEVADVTELHVDVGAADGDEAEALVDRGDPVTFDQTLSELENGRLAARGMDNRVGIWTAAEALRRVAERGTDATVVAVSTVQEEVGLQGARMVGFDLELDAAVAADVTHATDQPGSPGKRSTGVELGGGPVVSRGSANHPVLVDAVRDAADGAEIDVQLQATGSRTGTDADAFYTSRGGIPSLNLGLPNRYMHTPVEVIDPEDLDAAADLLAAFAAGADEYAPFAVDV